The Aspergillus nidulans FGSC A4 chromosome VIII genome contains the following window.
CTTTGCAACTAACGTTTAAGTAGAGTAGGCATcatccatcaatatcaacatTCTCATCGTCTCAGCCTTCATAGAGTGCTGCCGAATCCCTAGCAAGTCTCTCCCCTTGTTGAATAGCCTCTCAACCGCGACTTctgaggctgggattgcAAGGAAGTCccttgcagctgcagccatttGAGGCAGTTTATCCTTATATACACGCCACCAATTGCAAAGCCAATTTGTATCAGTTGTATCAACTATAGTAACTCGAGGATTGTCAAAATATTGATCAATATCAGAATAATAAGGCAAGGCTTTTGGTTGCAGTTGTTGGAGCATTCGTGATTCTACATTGCTAGACTGGGAAGTTGGTATAAACAGTTGGGGTAAGCCAATTCCTTGTAGCTCTCTCTCAGGAAGAGAATATCTCTGGTAAAGATTATCATGGATAGCCTTTAAAATAAGTTTACCTGCTTCTTTATCTTTAATCTCACTCAGAATTAGGTCTTCTTTGACCTGAGGATCCAGGATCAGAGCTGTGTAGTACACATCACAATTATCTATGAATATGTAGTACTTTTTGTACTTTGTTAAGCCTTCCTTTATTATATATGCAATATCATGATCCAACCCTGCAAAGGCTCCTTGAGATTCAGATGCTTTGTGTAGTAAATTATATAGCTCATAGTAAAGTGGTACAGCAAGACTGATCTGTGGTCTCTTCTCAGATAAGAATAATATAAGTTCATTAAATTTGGCAAGAACTTGGTGTATTTGAGTAAGCCATAACCATTCATCATCTGTAAATGGAGAGATCTCAGCCTAGAGAGCCAGAAAATAATTAATCTGGGCTTTTGCTTTTAACCCATTATTAAGCATTTAATATGTAGAATTCCATCGAGTTTCAACATTATATTCAATATATTTATTAGAGAGGTCTATGAATTGGCAAATATCCTTCCATTTTTGCCTTTGTTGAGGGCTGTGATCAATCCAAAGACTGAGAATTCGGAGctttgccaatgctgactgTGTAGATATAGGCTGTCTATTACAGAGACTAATGCAGGCAGCATATGCCTTCTTACTACTGCCAGGTTTCAGTGCTTGAAGAATGTCCTTCACAATCAAGTTCAAGATATGAGCTAGGCAGCAGATATAATTATCAAGTCCTTAAAACTAAAGTATACTGCTTTTACCTATATTTCCCTTCAAAGTATAGTATAGCTCTGAAGCTATTATCTTGTTGTTACTGGCATTATCTCTAGTAATCATGATTAACTTCTCTTCAAGGTCCAACTTAGATAGAGTTAGttgaacagcagcagcaaggtTTTCTCTACTATAGACTCTATAGAGTTCTGTAAACTCTAGCACCTTTTCCTGGTATATAAAGTCCTCCATAAGCCAGTGGCCAATAATACCAAGAATTGGAAGGTagttctggcttgtccaaatatCAAGAGACAAAGCAATAGACTTGCATGTTATTTTAAGCTCTTCTTTTAATTGCAAACATTGTATCTTAAAGTTATCCATAAGCTGCCGGCGAAGTGTTgctcaagaagaaaatagAAGTATAATTCCTGGAATATCTTGAAATATCTGCTGAAACTCTGGTAACTTGATAGTTGTAAATACTTGTTTATCTTGAATAATCTAACAAAGAATATTTTTTTCAAGGTGTTCTTGATGTGAGAGACTCTCTTGCTTGGTAATAAAGCTTATAATACTAGGCTGCCCTGATCTAACAGAGGCTTTAGCTTGGGAATAAGGTATAAAGATTAAATATTTCTCTAGATGTTGTTGTATATTGGTAGTAGAGGTCTGTCTTAATGAGTCTGATGTACTCTAAAGATATTAAGTTCCAGTTTTATTGTTAAAATAAGTATATCAGATATCTCTGTCTGATGACATCCTTTTCCTAGTTTTCTGTACTGTCCATTCCCAATTCACTTCAGTAATCTGGAAGTGAtcccaaacccagccagTAACTGGTGCTGACCGTGGTCATTTTTGAGAGTAATGAAAGCGGGTTTCAGTGGGCATTGTGCTGGCTATGGTCTGTGATATTGACTCTGAAGGCATAATATCAGAGGAAGTAGTAATATTGGTAAATGTATCAAGTTCTGCTTGAAAGGATTCAGATATCTGATCTTTAGGCAGACTCTCATCATCATACCCATTATTAAGAAGAAGGTAATTAGGTCGTCGTTGACGAGTAGTCATTCATTCATTTTCACTTAAGGCCATAGTTGCAAAATTTGCAACTTAATCCTTAGAATTAGTGGTCTTGAATGTTAAAATATTTAGCTGTCGAGCAGGAAAATTTTTCAAGGGAAGCAGAATAACATCCCTAAGCTTATTAAGAATATAAGTCGGGATAACCCTGTAAAACTTCATATCTATCAGGCAAAGATTATCATAAGTAGGTAAAATCATGTGATATTTAACAATAATAGTATCGGCAATGATATTTAACGATATAGTATCGGCACCtgaggatctcgacgatATTATTTGACGATCAAGATAGTCAAGCTTTGAATTTGACGATACTATTGCCGATATTCGAAAACTATGACTATATAGTATCGTGAACAGCCCTGGAGAGGGGTATGTGTTTGACACGTTCCACAACGCCTCGTCACTGCATTAAATCACCAAATTATCAATTTTCGAAGGTAGATCATAGTTCGCTGTGTTGCTAGATAGTAAAACCCAAAAAGCAATATCTCGCCCGACATTGAAATGACAATACTGGTAATGGATTCTGAAATACCGTACTTACAGCACTATGACCACTCCATTGATTTCTCTGCACCTGGCGTACCATTTTCAGTGTCTTATATTTTGTTAATGGAGTCCATGCACTATAGTTATTATAAAGTATGAGACTGAGGCGGGGCCTGTTTAATGGGTGCAGTCTGCGTTCGAAATAGTTTTGTTCTTGGAAAACTGATTTGCATTCGATTCGATCTTCATTCCATAGTCATATAGAGCCGATTTGACAACAATCAAAGATAGTTCTGAATACTTGGAGTCCTCGAGGCAGGCCACGGTGCGACGCCGAGGAATTGGTCGCCAGAGGTAATCATGCAGAGGGAGGGCTGGCCACTATTCCTCGCGGATACCAATAACCTTCACGCGGACTTTCCAGGGGCCATTTGTGctgcgcggcagcagcatgtCTCGCACGAAGCGAACATTCTCCTCAGTGGTCTGATATAGCTCCAGATCGAATCGACGGACAACAGCTGCTAGGGTATTGTATAGTTCGGCATAGGCCAGGCTGGACGTATCAGAATTAGCAGAGTCCGCAATCAATTGAAGATTTGGCCTACTTCATGCCTATACAGTTCCGGTTGCCCTTGCCAAATGTCACAAGGAATCTAGAGAGattttgcttcttttcggCCGCGAGTATCCAGCGTTCAGGCTTGAATGTCTGCGGATCGTCGAAGATGTCTGGATCCATATTCACGAAATGGGAGATCATGCTGACGGGAGTCTATGCATTGGCTGGTTAGGGGTTATGACGAGCATCCTGGGAAAGGACGTAACATACTCCAGGTGGAATGACATAATTCTTGTATTTTACTACCTCTGTCGGGGCAATTCTTTGTTGTCGCATAGTCAGGCCGGAACAGCGGAGGGCCTCGTGGATAGTAGCATTCTGTAGAAAATTAGCCCAATAACCAAAAAAGTAGAACGGGTACTGCAAGCAAGAAATGGCCATACCAGATATGGTAACTTTTCAAGCTGACGCCACGTTGTCCCGGCTTGCGGTGTTGGCAGTTCTTGGTCAAGCTCATTGCGCAGTTTCCGATGGACCTCTTTATTATTCAGAATGTGAAATAGAGCCACGCCCAAAATGGTTGCTGTGGTCTCAGTGCCCGCCGCGAACAGAACTAATCCCTCATCCTGGAGGCGTTGTAATGTTCGTTCTTCTGGGGGTACTTCTGGCGCAGTTAGGGCATGGAACATTGTTGTCTTCTTCGGAGGAGGGGCGGACATATCCCTCTGTTTAAGCGCCTCAATTGACTGCTCTCTTACGCCATTCAAAAGGTCGTATATTGCCGCTCTGGCTGGCAGCATCTGGGCCATGAACCACTTTGGAACGACTCGCAGAAGGCGctcaaagaaagggaaaaacCGGTGCAAGTGGATCTGGGTCGTTCCTTCTTGGACCACCTTTGTGATCCCGCGACCGATATTTTGGGGCTCCTGGAGCCCATAGCTGTTCCCGTAAGCATATTGTGTGATCACATCGCCTGTCAAGCCCTGGAGTCTGTCAATAAGGTCCACCACGGTGTCTTCCTTGTAGGCTGCGACAAGGCTATCTAGGAACTTTGACAGTGACTCATGGACAACAGGTTCCAGCCGCTCGATCGACCGTctcgaaaagaagaaggtgagTAGTTTTCTGCGTATACGGTGCGTGTCGTGGTCAACCGTTGCAACCATCGCGGTAGGGGAGCTGAATATCTCAACGGCTTGCCGGTCCTTGTCTCGTCTTCCCCCGCTGGCAGGCGCGTATATCTCCTCATAGAATTGCGAGTCTTTGATATGGACTTCACGGGGGTTGATCCGCACTATGGGTCCTTTCAGATAAATCGCAGGTTAATATGGACTGCTTATGGATAGCGGTTTTTTATCGATTGACGATACCGTATTCCCGGTGCATCTTCTCTATTTCCCATATAAACAACCCCCCTCGGATGACATCGTGATAGAACTCGTAGAGGTGAGTAATTGCTGCCAGCTTAGGGCCCGGTATGTGGTGTAGCGGATCAAAATATAGACGGTATATGGTCCGTACCACCAAGCCGAGTATTAAGAGCACTGGGATAGATACGGTGAGTCGTTCCGAGGCAGAAGCCAAAGCGGAGACTGTGACTGCGAGTATTCGATTCATGGTgtgagagaagagaatggaCGTAAAAAGAGTGCAATGTATGAAGGATAGATTTCTAAACCTCAAAATATCCTCAACGTAAGACACAGTGCTACTATCTCCCCCTCACCGCGGTTACTACTGTAAAAATTGTATTATTATGCGTGACCACTTGCTTGGTGTGATACAGAGAGCATCTGCAGGTCATTTCGAATACGATTGGCGCCTGTGATGAATCGTGCATTATGTGCTTAGGGGTGTATGTGATCACATTAAGTTGGACAGCACCATGGTGCAGGAAAACTTGTTTTCTGCGTCTTGCAAGTTAATGGATAAGGGAATGTCATAGGCTAACCGCTGTCAAAGATGATCTAGACTTTTACTGATGATTTATTTAAACATGGTCAAATCCATACATGAGTCGATTCAAATCACCTTTCAGCCATCCACTGATAGTTCACACCCATTTTCACTAGGGTATTTCCAGGCAAATATGGGATCCAAGATGGATCACAATTCAGTGGCTATACTTGTCGACGTGAAGCGGAGAGCCTTGTTCGAGCGCTTCGCGGAGTCGTATCATCCGACCTACGGTTTAGGTACAATGTCTGGCAACATATACGACACCGCTTGGGTATCAATGGTCAGAAAGCCTACTGAAGAGGGCAAGTCTATCTGGGCCTTTCCGGCTACTTTTCAGGCTCTTCTACAGCACCAGCTCCCTTGCGGCAGTTGGGGCGGGACAAATTCAAATTTGGATTCTATTGCTAGCACTTTGACAGCTCTTCTTGCATTACAGAAGCATGCAAGGGAATTGAGTGCAACTGAATCTCAGAATGAGCTCACCTCGAGGATCCTCAAAGCCAAGCGATGGCTGGATGCAGCTTTGGTACGCCTGGACGACTTGCTAGCAACTAGTACCTTGACTGTTGGGCTAGAACTTAGACTACCGACGCtttttgatcttctcgaagCAGAGGGACACATCTTTGACTTTGAGCGGACCCGCTTGACCAAGTTGAAGTCCAAGAAAGTATCCAAGATCAACTTCGATACCATCTTCAGCGGGCCCCAATCATCTCTTTTGCATTCCTTAGAGGCCATGGTTGGGAAAATTGACTTTAGAACGCTGGGTCATCATAAAGTGCTTGGCAGCATGTTGGCATCACCCTCTGCAACAGCAGCATATCTCATGTACAACTCCGTGTGGGatgacgaggccgaggaaTATATTCGACATGCAATCTCCAACGGAGCCGGTCAAGGCTCAGGGCTCGTGGCGGCGGGATACCCAACCACGGTATTTGAGTGGGCCTGGGTAggttcttcttgcttggtGTGGGCTTGATCAAATGCTAAATCAGCAAGGTCACAACGAATCTTTCACGGCATGGCATCAAAATAAGCAGTAGCCTACGACAAATGGACAAGCAGATTGAAGACGAAATTAAGGTAAATGGACTTGTGGGATTCGGTACGATCACCTCCAGCAAGGCTTCCTTCTATTTTGGTGACCTGCTCTGAGTTTGCAGTTCCCAAGGCATGCCCCGATGCAGACGACACGGCGAAGGCTTTGATAGCCTTTCAACTCCGGGGAAGACGCTATTCGCCGCAAGCGTTGATTGATCAATTCGAACGAGAACATCATTTTACGACATACCTATACGAGACGCACACGAGCGTAAGCACCAATGCCAATGTTCTGACTGCACTGGTGTTGCTCTCAGACGATGGACGCTACCAACCACAGATCGAAAAATGCATCCGCTACCTCTGCGAGGCATGGTTCCACTGTGACCGAATGGTAAAAGACAAATGGGTATGTTGAGCTCTATCAACGGAAAGGATTCTGCTTACTGAATGCTAGAATATCTCTCCTTATTATCCAACGATGCTGTTGTGCGAGGGCCTGATGTCTTACATTCATCGCTGGAGCGAAGGGCACCTGGCTGCATTGCCTGACGAATTGATGAATTTCCAACTTCCCATTACGTTGTTTCAGGCCCTGATCCGAACATTGCGCACTCAAAATTCAAATGGATCCTGGGGGAGCTCGAACTCTGCTGAAGAGACTGCATATGCTATATTAATCCTGAAAAATGTGGCATCCTTTAACTTCACTGACGAGATATCGGCCGAGCTCGAGAGTGCCATCCGGAAAGGGATCCAGTTCATTCTCTCTAAAAGCCAACGGTCTCAGACAGATGACCAGCTTTGGCTGGACAAAACCTTGTTCGCCATACCAACTGTATCGGACTCGTACATCGTGGCTGCTGTGCAGGCTGAGGCTACTGACTTTGTGTCTGGCGATACACTAAATAAGCTCGTCGACACGTCAACACCGACGGTGCAAAAATTGACATCATACTTTGCTCGACTACCATCTCAGACAGAAACACCGAAGTGGGTGATCCAGGCTTCCGTTATAGAGGGAATCCTCTTCAGCTGCAGGTTGAAGACGTTGGACATCTTTTCGACTGGAAAAGCCCTCGGCGACAGATATATTAAATATGCCGCCATCTTTTGGACACTGGCCAACAACGCACGTCCTGAGTATCTTCTCAGTACGTCGGTGATCTATAGCATGGTGGAACTTTCTGTTGGGATATTtcaggaagacgaagaaatggAGAAGTCCTTGGTCAACCTACCGGATGCTGCTACCGACGCCGTAGCTGACTATATCGATAAATCGTGCCACGAGACAGCTTTTTGCAACAATGTCGCTTCCCACGCGACACCGCATGGATCGGATATCTCTGGATATGATGTAGAAACTCGAACTCAACTCATGACCATCCAGCACAACATAAGGCTTTGGCTGCGTTTTGCTTTGGTAGACAACCTCCCGGCGAATGCCAATTCCCATGACATATACGATCTCAAGCAAGAAGTCAAGATGGCAATGATTGCTGCTCTACAACAAGCTAAAGCACACAAAttcctcaacagcagccaAACATTCTACGCTTGGCTCCACACATGTGCCGTCCACGACGCCAAAAGCGCTGTCGTCTCCAAGTCCCTGATTTGCAAGATCGGGCACGGGTCAAATGTCTTCCGCACAGCCAAGGAAAAATATCTCGCCGAAAGGTTATGGCGGCAGGTTTCCATAGAGGGCAGACTTTGGAACGATCTTGGGAGCATTGAGCGAGACAGACTCACAGCAAACCTCAATTCGGCCGACTTTCTCGAGTCCGGGCCAGCTGGTGATGTGTGGGAACAGCTAGTTCAGCTCGCGGACTTTGAACACAAGTACGCTCTACTGTGCTTGGACAACTTGACGCAGCTCCTGGAAGCATCCGGCCGCCATAGGATCTCGCTGTACCTGCAGATGTATTACCGTTGCTGCGAAATTTATAATGAAACGTGTGTAAATTATGAGTTTGGCTCCAAGATGGCGAAATGAACAGTCACTAGAGGGGATGATCCTCTCTGTGTGCAATGGCTATCTTGCCAGTGGCCGCTCTCCTGCATATTTTTATCTTATATAAATTATGAGAAGCTAAATGGCCTTGTTTGTGATATGCTCATTGAACTCCAGTCCAATTATATAAAATCCACAAGAGGGCCCCTCCAGCACTTGATGAATGCTGTGTTTCTGAAACGGCGCTGTGAGCTCTAAAATAGAGAATAGTAGATTTATGTAGATAAAGACAATTGAGTATGTTGCCTCACAAGCAAGCAGATGTGTGGCAACAAATCAGTGCAAATGGCCTTTTTTAATCTTATAGATACGGGCCTGGAGACTCTACCCTGCAAACAAGTCCTCTGGATGATTGCTATGCGCACTCTTTAAAGCCTTACTAGGCTTACCGATCGTCAGGGCACTCGTAAAAAAACTCAAGGTCCCCTCCCGCGGGAGGAGACTTTGGCGTGGCTGCAGATACCCTACCCTCCTAGAGTAATAACCTAGAAAAAAAGGGGGGGCGTAGGAGATTTCTTTAGTACTATTCACTATCACTCTTCCTGAAAGAGATGAGAAGACACTGTGATGAATAGCTACAAACCCTGCTTGCCTTGCTCACTCAGGTAACACTGCTTACCTAGAACGGTAATACCTATTCTTGGATCGTATTGTCAGTACTCAGATTCTTGTGCTTGGTAGGCTTAGCCAAACATAATTCTAACTCGCGTTGTACAAAGAGAGCGGATTATTAATTGTGACTAATAAGGAACAGCACGTTGTGATCCTTCGGGCCCGAGTAGACAAAGCTGAGGCTAGGGCTACCGCAGCCACGGCAGCTCGGCCCCTGTTTGGTCCGTACCGCAAGGTCAGCCAGAACGGAACCAAATCGAAAGCCTTGCTTACGCGAACTTCCCTAGAACTTAAATAGATGGTTATTTTTGAAGGCCACTATCCTTCCCGCCTTGAACCGGCGTTCACAGTAATATATTATCTTCGTGGTTGAGAACGAAAGGGAGAAGTTCGAACATGACGTCCGAGACAAAAGCAATCCTCATCCTAGGCGGCTCCTACGGGGGCATCTCGACAGCCCATTATACGCTCAAGCACATCCTCCCAGTCCTTCCCTCGCCGGATTCGTACCAAGTCGTCATCGTCAGCAGCTCGCGCGAGGTGATGTGCCGACCTGCGGCTCCGCGGGCACTGATCGCAGACTCGTATTTTGACCAGTCGAagctcttcgtctccttgGAGGCGCAGTTCAAACCGTACGGGGAGAGGTTCCGATTCATTCATGGGCGCGCGAAGTGGCTTGATCATGAGAGGCGCGTGGTAGTCGTCGACCGACTCGACGCCGACACCGAAGTCGAACTTGAATACCATGCTCTCATCATCGCGACGGGCTCGTCAACGCCCTCGCCTTTATTCAGTCTAAATTCGGCCGGGAAACCTGAGTTGACTGCCAAGTGGAAATCATTCCGGGACGCCCTACCTTCCGCGAAGCGTATTGTAATCGCTGGCGGTGGCCCGACGGGGATCGAGACAGCAGGTGAGCTCGGAGAGCATTTGAATGGGAAGACGGGCTGGTTTAGTTCGAGATCGGGTTCGCCAAAAGTGAGGATTGTGGTTGTGACCGCTGGGTCAGAGATCCTGCCCCAGTTACGACCAGCTATCGCCCGCACAGCCGAGGGGTACCTGGCAAAGTTTGGGGTTGAAATCCTCAAGAATGTCAAGGTCGAGAGCGTGATTCCAGTGGGTTCAGGGAAAGAGGAGCAAGTTACGGCAAAGACAGAGGTTAAGTTAAGCAATGGTGAGACCCTGCAGGCAGACCTTTATATCCCTGCCCATGGCACAACCCCGAATACAAGCTTCCTCGACGGTTCCTTAAAGTCGGCAGACGGACGGGTGTCCACGAACCCGCAGAGCTTGCGCGTCGACAAGGCCGGATCGCGCGTTTACGCGGTAGGTGATGTGTCCGACTACGCCCGACCAGCAATCCACATCCTTATGGAGGCGATTCCCGTGCTGTGCGCGAACCTGAAGCGCGATTTACTGGTAGAGGCGGAAGTACCAGTTCCCGGCGACGATCGGCTGTTCAAGGCTGATGAGACTGAGACGCATCTTGTGCCCATTGGCAAGAGCAAGGGCGTTGGGGCAGCCAAGGGGTACAGGATGCCGAGTTTCCTTGTCTGGCTGATTAAGGGACGGGATTATTGGTTGAGCATGGCCGGGGGCATTTGGGCTGGGAAGCCGTGGGCGAAGGAGACGTAAGAttgctcagctggagaagaaaaggtaaTAATACCTAAAGACGACGGTCTGAATGGTTGGGATGGGGGCCGGTGACCAGGATGCTCTGAAATCTCCAGTTATGAGAACTTATAATAATTAATCCAACTATTTCCTTGTTATGCCAAATCATGATGGATCGTCATGACATTCAGAGACGAATTGCCCATATACTACTATAGATTCTGTGCCAATTCAGCACAAcaaaagagcaaagaaagagTATTGATGTAGCTGTCCAGTAAAGCAAGTATAAAATGAGCTGTATCTTCTATATAGTCTACTGAAGTCAGTGGGGAGCCATGGCTCAATAACCACGAATCTACTGAGTTTCCTGCCTGCCGGAAGCTTCAGTAGGGTTGGATTCCAGAGCTGGTCGGGTAATGTACTTGTACTTGTTGATCCCCTAAGGCAGTTGTTAAAGACATGCAATATTATGTGGTGAAGGGTCGGATGCTCACCTTGGCCAGTGCGTAGAGATACGGGACAAAGACAACCTCGCTCTCACCCGATCttgtctcatcttcagacaTCCCCTGCTCGACAGCTGCCGTTctattcttcctcttcccaaTCCAGACATTTCCCATAAACATTGTAGTTAATATGCTAATCCCGATTATAGGCAGGATAGCAATATAGGCCCACATGATGGCGTCCCGACCCGAGGTTCTCACCTTCGCCTGTGCATCAGCTGGAAGAGAGTTAATGAAAGACAGGCTGCTTGTCCCTCCATGGGCGAGGTCCTGTGCGGAGACGTTCGAAGAACCGTACCCCTGGATGGAAGCAACGCCCTCCGCAAGTTTATTATTGAAAACGGACCCCATGATCGTGATTCCGAGTGTACCGCCAAATGGTAATGCAAAGCGCAGCAACGACAGCGCTGAGGCAATACGGTCGGGCCAGACGCCGGAAGCATGGAGGGATGCAGGCATGAGCCGTATGCCTgttcctgcgcctgcgagAACCATCATCCCGTTTAGGATATTGGATCGTTCGGTGCGGATGGCGTAAATCAATACCCCCAGACCGATGGTCTCCGCAAATGTGCCGAGGAGCAGTGGTGGGAATGTTTGCGCGGGATAGGTATTGCAAAGCAGGATTGCTAGGTAGACACCGGCTGGATAGCTTCTTGTTAGGGCGAGGCTGATTGGTGTCAGTGGCGGCTTGGACAAATTGAACGTACCTCCTAAGCCAGGAATATAGTAGAGCAACTGTACACCAGCCTTACTAGCGGAGTACGCCTCGACGACTGTAAAGTAAATCCCAACATAATAAAACACGCTGTACATGGCGGCCCCAGCTGCAAACTGTAGGACCGTAAGCCAGAGAGTATCGATTTTTTTAAACATGCTATAGGGGAGCATCGGCTTCTGGGCTGGGAATATGCGACCAAATACTCCATTTTCGAGAAAGTACTCGTAGACGAAGAACATGGCAAAGCAGATCCCGCCGACGACCAAGGGTGTCAGAACTTCAGCTGATACCCAGGGGTATGTTGAGCCTCCCCATGCAGTGCCGAGGATGATAAGACCGACACCGAAAATGAACAGGATTGTCCCGACGATGTCAATTGTTGCCAGCGCAGGCAGGAATGAGGAAAGACGGCTGCCTCGGCGAAAATGAGTGCCCTGTTTAAGGTTGTCGCGGAGGACGACGTAGACTATTATgtgggagaggaaggcgatcTAGACTGTTAGCACTTGTGCTAGATCACTGGTTGTTGGACTTACAGGAATGGAGATTACGAAGCAATAGCGCCAGTTTGCCTGCATACTTAGCACATCTTCTCGTATATAGTAGACGAATACTCACATCAGTAAGATACCTAGACAAAGTCAGCCCCATGAACCTAAGAAACCTTAGACTAGCAAACTCACCCTCCAATAACCGGCCCAACTGCATACGCAACACCGCTGAcaaaagagaagatcgagTTGTTCTTTGCGTTCTCTTCCAGCGTCACATTATCTGCAAGGATAATCATGACTGTGCTCATCAATCCTGCCGAGCCCACACCCTGCAACG
Protein-coding sequences here:
- a CDS encoding uncharacterized protein (transcript_id=CADANIAT00001092), whose product is MITRDNASNNKIIASELYYTLKGNIAHILNLIVKDILQALKPGSNSLYLHSQHWQSSEFSVFGLITALNKGKNGRIFANS
- a CDS encoding protein CYP58D1 (transcript_id=CADANIAT00001093), which encodes MNRILAVTVSALASASERLTVSIPVLLILGLVVRTIYRLYFDPLHHIPGPKLAAITHLYEFYHDVIRGGLFIWEIEKMHREYGPIVRINPREVHIKDSQFYEEIYAPASGGRRDKDRQAVEIFSSPTAMVATVDHDTHRIRRKLLTFFFSRRSIERLEPVVHESLSKFLDSLVAAYKEDTVVDLIDRLQGLTGDVITQYAYGNSYGLQEPQNIGRGITKVVQEGTTQIHLHRFFPFFERLLRVVPKWFMAQMLPARAAIYDLLNGVREQSIEALKQRDMSAPPPKKTTMFHALTAPEVPPEERTLQRLQDEGLVLFAAGTETTATILGVALFHILNNKEVHRKLRNELDQELPTPQAGTTWRQLEKLPYLNATIHEALRCSGLTMRQQRIAPTEVVKYKNYVIPPGTPVSMISHFVNMDPDIFDDPQTFKPERWILAAEKKQNLSRFLVTFGKGNRNCIGMNLAYAELYNTLAAVVRRFDLELYQTTEENVRFVRDMLLPRSTNGPWKVRVKVIGIREE
- a CDS encoding terpene synthase family protein (transcript_id=CADANIAT00001094), whose protein sequence is MVKSIHESIQITFQPSTDSSHPFSLGYFQANMGSKMDHNSVAILVDVKRRALFERFAESYHPTYGLGTMSGNIYDTAWVSMVRKPTEEGKSIWAFPATFQALLQHQLPCGSWGGTNSNLDSIASTLTALLALQKHARELSATESQNELTSRILKAKRWLDAALVRLDDLLATSTLTVGLELRLPTLFDLLEAEGHIFDFERTRLTKLKSKKVSKINFDTIFSGPQSSLLHSLEAMVGKIDFRTLGHHKVLGSMLASPSATAAYLMYNSVWDDEAEEYIRHAISNGAGQGSGLVAAGYPTTVFEWAWIEDEIKVNGLVGFVPKACPDADDTAKALIAFQLRGRRYSPQALIDQFEREHHFTTYLYETHTSVSTNANVLTALVLLSDDGRYQPQIEKCIRYLCEAWFHCDRMVKDKWNISPYYPTMLLCEGLMSYIHRWSEGHLAALPDELMNFQLPITLFQALIRTLRTQNSNGSWGSSNSAEETAYAILILKNVASFNFTDEISAELESAIRKGIQFILSKSQRSQTDDQLWLDKTLFAIPTVSDSYIVAAVQAEATDFVSGDTLNKLVDTSTPTVQKLTSYFARLPSQTETPKWVIQASVIEGILFSCRLKTLDIFSTGKALGDRYIKYAAIFWTLANNARPEYLLSTSVIYSMVELSVGIFQEDEEMEKSLVNLPDAATDAVADYIDKSCHETAFCNNVASHATPHGSDISGYDVETRTQLMTIQHNIRLWLRFALVDNLPANANSHDIYDLKQEVKMAMIAALQQAKAHKFLNSSQTFYAWLHTCAVHDAKSAVVSKSLICKIGHGSNVFRTAKEKYLAERLWRQVSIEGRLWNDLGSIERDRLTANLNSADFLESGPAGDVWEQLVQLADFEHKYALLCLDNLTQLLEASGRHRISLYLQMYYRCCEIYNETCVNYEFGSKMAK
- a CDS encoding NAD(P)/FAD-dependent oxidoreductase (transcript_id=CADANIAT00001095) yields the protein MTSETKAILILGGSYGGISTAHYTLKHILPVLPSPDSYQVVIVSSSREVMCRPAAPRALIADSYFDQSKLFVSLEAQFKPYGERFRFIHGRAKWLDHERRVVVVDRLDADTEVELEYHALIIATGSSTPSPLFSLNSAGKPELTAKWKSFRDALPSAKRIVIAGGGPTGIETAGELGEHLNGKTGWFSSRSGSPKVRIVVVTAGSEILPQLRPAIARTAEGYLAKFGVEILKNVKVESVIPVGSGKEEQVTAKTEVKLSNGETLQADLYIPAHGTTPNTSFLDGSLKSADGRVSTNPQSLRVDKAGSRVYAVGDVSDYARPAIHILMEAIPVLCANLKRDLLVEAEVPVPGDDRLFKADETETHLVPIGKSKGVGAAKGYRMPSFLVWLIKGRDYWLSMAGGIWAGKPWAKET
- the mfs56 gene encoding putative MFS multidrug transporter (transcript_id=CADANIAT00001096) codes for the protein MVFYLLYKHIKKSRAAKRQSHSIPLRPFDDQHDSNSLTPPNTSALYEKSISHEVEAEKRRRRVYRLKLVCALFMPYFLATIDLTIVATAVPFIASHFNELSELNWIVTAFTLTSTALIPSFGQLSDVFGRHVTLQLATFLMLVGSVLGAAAQTWGMLLLGRALQGVGSAGLMSTVMIILADNVTLEENAKNNSIFSFVSGVAYAVGPVIGGYLTDVSIRLLYTRRCAKYAGKLALLLRNLHSFYVVLRDNLKQGTHFRRGSRLSSFLPALATIDIVGTILFIFGVGLIILGTAWGGSTYPWVSAEVLTPLVVGGICFAMFFVYEYFLENGVFGRIFPAQKPMLPYSMFKKIDTLWLTVLQFAAGAAMYSVFYYVGIYFTVVEAYSASKAGVQLLYYIPGLGGTFNLSKPPLTPISLALTRSYPAGVYLAILLCNTYPAQTFPPLLLGTFAETIGLGVLIYAIRTERSNILNGMMVLAGAGTGIRLMPASLHASGVWPDRIASALSLLRFALPFGGTLGITIMGSVFNNKLAEGVASIQGYGSSNVSAQDLAHGGTSSLSFINSLPADAQAKVRTSGRDAIMWAYIAILPIIGISILTTMFMGNVWIGKRKNRTAAVEQGMSEDETRSGESEVVFVPYLYALAKGINKYKYITRPALESNPTEASGRQETQ